A region from the uncultured Sunxiuqinia sp. genome encodes:
- a CDS encoding DUF1304 domain-containing protein yields the protein MQVLANILIALIALEHLYIVWMEMFAWETAGKKTFGSTLPDQLFQPTKGLAANQGLYNGFLVAGLVWSFVIADPIWANNIRLFFLGCISIAGIYGGLTSSRKIYFVQAMPAIIGIILVLVS from the coding sequence ATGCAAGTTTTAGCCAACATATTAATTGCACTTATCGCTCTCGAGCACCTCTACATCGTTTGGATGGAAATGTTTGCGTGGGAAACTGCAGGAAAAAAAACGTTTGGAAGCACCTTGCCGGATCAACTATTTCAGCCAACAAAAGGATTAGCAGCGAACCAAGGTCTTTACAATGGCTTTTTAGTCGCCGGTTTAGTTTGGTCGTTTGTCATTGCCGATCCAATTTGGGCAAACAATATTCGTTTATTTTTTCTGGGATGTATTAGTATTGCCGGAATATATGGCGGATTAACGTCTTCAAGAAAAATATATTTTGTACAGGCAATGCCTGCTATTATAGGTATAATTTTAGTTTTAGTATCATAA
- a CDS encoding NAD(P)H-dependent oxidoreductase, whose amino-acid sequence MALLENLQWRYATKKYDPTKKVAQEDVDKIVEAARLAPTSSGLQQFRVIVITDQELKEKIVPIAWGQEIVAECSHLLVFAAWDRYTQERIDQIYDYTTDERGLPRGRFSSYTDKLKASYLPQTAEENFVHTARQAYIGFGLSIAQAAELKVDCTPMEGFTPEELDKLLGLDEKGLKSVTLLPLGYRDDESDWLASMKKVRNPKEEFILEV is encoded by the coding sequence ATGGCATTATTAGAGAATTTACAGTGGCGCTATGCTACCAAAAAGTACGACCCAACCAAAAAGGTTGCCCAAGAAGATGTCGATAAAATTGTTGAGGCTGCTCGTTTAGCTCCAACTTCATCAGGCTTACAACAGTTTAGAGTTATTGTTATTACAGATCAGGAACTAAAGGAAAAAATCGTTCCGATTGCATGGGGTCAGGAAATTGTAGCCGAATGTTCTCATTTGTTGGTTTTTGCCGCATGGGATCGCTACACACAAGAGCGGATTGACCAAATATACGATTACACAACTGATGAAAGAGGCTTGCCTCGTGGACGTTTTAGCTCGTACACAGACAAGCTAAAAGCATCATACTTGCCCCAAACTGCTGAGGAAAACTTTGTACACACAGCACGTCAGGCATATATTGGGTTCGGTCTTTCAATTGCGCAAGCAGCTGAGCTAAAAGTAGACTGTACGCCAATGGAAGGCTTCACTCCCGAAGAGCTGGATAAGCTACTTGGATTAGATGAAAAAGGGCTGAAAAGTGTGACTTTATTGCCACTGGGCTATCGCGACGACGAATCAGACTGGCTGGCAAGCATGAAAAAAGTTCGAAACCCAAAAGAAGAATTTATACTAGAGGTTTAA
- a CDS encoding pentapeptide repeat-containing protein translates to MIDISNDDKTYKQVDFSQENLAGKEFQSCEFIECSFANCDLSDCDFIECKFKNCNLTIVHTTNTGLKDVRFKQCKLVGFDFSLCQNFLFEVAFDNCQLDYALFTQKKMKKVHFRDGSLIQVDFSECDLTEAIFDNCTLTGATFFRTNLEKADFRTAVDFSFDPDQNRVKKARFNEIGLAGLLQKYNLRIERH, encoded by the coding sequence ATGATTGACATTTCAAATGACGACAAAACATACAAACAAGTAGATTTTTCGCAGGAAAACCTTGCTGGAAAAGAATTTCAAAGCTGCGAGTTTATTGAGTGTTCATTTGCAAATTGTGACCTTTCAGATTGTGACTTTATTGAATGCAAGTTTAAAAACTGCAACCTGACAATAGTGCATACCACGAACACTGGCTTAAAAGATGTACGATTTAAACAATGCAAATTGGTTGGGTTCGATTTTAGTCTTTGCCAGAACTTTTTGTTTGAAGTTGCATTTGACAATTGCCAGCTTGACTACGCTTTGTTTACTCAAAAGAAAATGAAAAAAGTACATTTTCGCGATGGCTCATTAATTCAAGTTGATTTTTCAGAATGTGATTTAACCGAAGCCATTTTTGACAATTGCACACTTACGGGAGCTACCTTTTTTCGAACCAATCTTGAAAAAGCTGATTTTCGAACCGCTGTTGATTTTTCGTTTGACCCGGATCAGAACAGAGTCAAAAAAGCTCGTTTTAATGAAATTGGTTTGGCTGGGCTACTTCAAAAATACAACCTCCGAATAGAGCGGCATTAA
- the mazG gene encoding nucleoside triphosphate pyrophosphohydrolase yields the protein MQMNEKLEAFGKLLEIMDELREKCPWDREQTFESLRKLTIEETYELGDAILQADSQEIKKELGDLLLHIVFYAKIGSEKNAFDIQDVISGLNEKLIYRHPHIYGNIDVDNAREVEQNWESLKLKEKGRKKKTVLEGVPSSLPALVKADRVQEKVSGVGFDWDRPDQVWDKVKEEVNELQDEIMANEKDKIEAEFGDLFFSLVNAARLYGVDPEAALERTNLKFIKRFNYLESQTLKKGKDLKEMTLAEMDKYWEEAKKLES from the coding sequence ATGCAGATGAATGAGAAACTGGAAGCTTTTGGCAAGTTGTTAGAAATTATGGATGAACTTCGCGAGAAGTGTCCGTGGGATCGTGAGCAAACTTTTGAGTCGTTACGCAAATTAACGATCGAAGAAACCTACGAATTGGGTGATGCTATTTTGCAGGCTGACTCGCAGGAGATTAAAAAGGAATTGGGCGATTTGCTGCTGCACATTGTATTTTATGCGAAGATCGGTTCTGAGAAAAATGCTTTCGATATTCAAGATGTTATCTCAGGATTGAATGAAAAATTGATTTATCGTCATCCTCATATTTATGGGAATATTGATGTTGATAATGCCCGCGAGGTTGAGCAAAACTGGGAAAGCCTGAAATTGAAAGAGAAAGGCCGGAAAAAGAAAACGGTTTTGGAAGGAGTGCCATCGTCGCTACCTGCTTTGGTAAAAGCTGATCGCGTACAGGAAAAGGTGAGTGGTGTTGGGTTTGATTGGGATCGGCCGGATCAGGTTTGGGATAAGGTAAAAGAGGAAGTGAACGAGCTGCAGGATGAAATTATGGCAAATGAAAAGGATAAAATAGAAGCAGAGTTTGGGGATCTATTTTTTTCATTGGTAAATGCTGCCCGGCTGTATGGTGTTGATCCGGAGGCTGCCCTGGAGCGCACAAACCTGAAGTTTATTAAACGGTTTAATTATTTAGAGAGTCAGACCCTGAAAAAAGGGAAGGACTTGAAAGAGATGACCTTGGCTGAAATGGATAAATACTGGGAAGAAGCTAAAAAACTGGAATCTTAA
- a CDS encoding trimeric intracellular cation channel family protein, translating into MELALNYISILGSFALAISGALTAMHKRLDPFGVLIIAFATAVGGGTIRDILLTGKSVFWLEQTSYIYFILAGTIFAIAFKSRLYNISRPLLFFDAIGLGLYTITGVQIGLEYDLESVNCIILGTITGVFGGILRDILVNEMPVIFKKEVYATVCILGASLYLALFRLNVADPILQIIPVLFIIALRLIVIHFNISLPSLYANDGSENAKN; encoded by the coding sequence ATGGAACTTGCACTCAACTACATAAGCATTTTAGGTTCTTTTGCTCTGGCTATTTCAGGGGCGCTAACAGCTATGCATAAACGCTTGGACCCATTTGGAGTTCTGATCATCGCATTTGCAACAGCGGTAGGCGGTGGAACAATTCGTGATATTTTACTAACCGGAAAATCAGTTTTTTGGTTAGAGCAAACTTCCTATATCTACTTTATTTTAGCCGGAACGATTTTCGCCATAGCGTTCAAATCACGTCTTTACAACATTAGCCGTCCGCTGCTATTTTTCGATGCCATTGGTTTAGGGCTCTACACAATTACCGGCGTACAAATCGGACTTGAATATGATTTGGAGTCCGTAAATTGTATTATTCTTGGAACAATAACCGGTGTATTTGGTGGTATTCTGCGCGACATCCTGGTCAATGAGATGCCTGTTATTTTCAAAAAAGAAGTTTATGCAACCGTCTGCATTTTAGGTGCAAGTCTGTATCTTGCTTTATTTCGATTAAATGTTGCGGATCCAATTCTTCAGATCATCCCAGTGTTATTCATCATTGCTCTAAGATTAATTGTTATTCACTTCAACATTTCACTTCCATCATTGTATGCCAATGATGGAAGTGAAAATGCTAAAAACTAA
- a CDS encoding S1-like domain-containing RNA-binding protein, whose product MAAIGLMNELEIVKEVDFGIYLDGGPHGEILMPKRYVPEGSKPGDVLNVFIYLDSEDRLVATNETPKAMVGEFALLKVVSVTTVGAFLDWGLPKDLLAPFREQQHPMEAGHSYLVFVYLDDESQRIAASSKLDKSVDNIPVDYEVGEEVDLIIAGQTDLGYKAIIDNSHWGMIYKNEVFQNLKIGQKLKGYIKTIREDEKIDLSLQKEGYEKIDEISQGILNKLAANEGFLPLTDKSSPEVIKNTFQISKKNFKKAVGALYKHRLIKLEEDGIRML is encoded by the coding sequence ATGGCAGCTATTGGTTTAATGAACGAACTGGAAATTGTAAAAGAAGTTGACTTTGGGATTTATCTCGATGGTGGCCCACATGGCGAAATTTTAATGCCCAAGCGCTATGTACCTGAGGGTTCAAAACCTGGAGATGTACTGAATGTATTCATATATCTTGACTCTGAAGACCGACTTGTTGCGACCAATGAAACTCCCAAAGCAATGGTGGGCGAGTTTGCATTATTGAAAGTCGTTTCAGTAACAACTGTTGGGGCATTTTTGGATTGGGGCTTACCAAAAGATTTGCTGGCACCCTTTCGCGAGCAGCAACACCCAATGGAAGCCGGGCATTCGTACTTGGTTTTCGTGTACCTAGACGATGAAAGTCAACGTATTGCTGCTTCATCAAAATTGGATAAAAGCGTCGATAATATTCCGGTTGATTATGAAGTAGGCGAAGAAGTAGACCTAATTATAGCTGGGCAAACCGATTTGGGATATAAAGCCATCATCGACAACAGCCACTGGGGAATGATTTACAAGAATGAGGTTTTTCAAAACCTAAAAATCGGTCAAAAACTGAAAGGCTATATCAAAACTATTCGCGAAGACGAAAAAATTGACCTCTCGCTTCAAAAGGAAGGCTACGAAAAGATTGATGAGATCTCACAGGGAATTTTGAACAAGCTGGCAGCCAACGAAGGCTTTCTTCCTTTAACCGATAAAAGTTCGCCCGAGGTAATCAAAAACACCTTCCAAATCAGCAAAAAGAATTTTAAAAAGGCCGTTGGTGCTTTGTACAAACACCGCTTGATAAAGCTCGAAGAAGATGGCATAAGAATGCTCTAA
- a CDS encoding DNA topoisomerase 3 yields MKLCIAEKPSVAKEIAQIIGAKSRRDGYFEGNGYQVSWTFGHLCTLKEPHDYTARWKYWNINELPMIPKRFGIKVINDEGVKKQFSILENLIGKADEIINCGDAGQEGELIQRWVLTKAGNKAPIKRLWISSLTEEAIREGFEKLLPSEEFQKLYEAGSARAIGDWLLGMNATRLYTLKYGQNKQVLSIGRVQTPTLALIVERQIEIENFKPKPFWEIKTNYRDAIFASTTGRFENKEKAQKVLEDISEKDLHIGKIATKKSKEHPPRLFDLTSLQIECNRKLNLSADETLRTIQSLYEKKATTYPRVDTTFLSDDIYKKVPATLKNLKGYEELTQPLLSAGKIRKSKKVFDNKKITDHHAIIPTGVYRIDLAEAERKVYDMVVKRFISVFYPDCEIANTTVEASIEKHQFKATGKLILKPGWREVYKNDKKGGQSDDNILPAFTTGEHGPHKPELQEKQTQPPNYFTEATLLRAMETAGKNMDDDELRELMKENGIGRPSTRANIIETLFRRRYIRKERKRLVATPTGMDLINTIENDLLKSAELTGQWEKKLRKIESGELEIAQFMADLKNMVTEVIWQVKKSQKKQITILEDEEKKAQTEEKTNAKKKVSSKAPDKLTCPQCKKGKLMNGKSAFGCSEWNNGCHFKIPFQWFGKKLTDKQISSLVAKGKTPLIKGFSYEGLKLDGRLLLNDEQSIQLHPQIKDESTCPKCNTGKILKGKTAYGCSNFRNGCDFRISFEI; encoded by the coding sequence ATGAAACTTTGTATTGCCGAAAAACCAAGCGTTGCCAAAGAAATTGCACAAATTATTGGAGCAAAAAGTCGGCGCGATGGTTATTTCGAAGGAAATGGCTACCAGGTGAGCTGGACCTTTGGCCATTTGTGCACACTCAAAGAACCGCATGACTATACAGCACGCTGGAAATACTGGAATATCAACGAACTACCGATGATCCCCAAGCGGTTCGGAATAAAGGTGATTAATGACGAAGGGGTGAAAAAGCAGTTTTCTATTTTAGAAAATTTGATTGGTAAAGCTGATGAAATTATCAATTGTGGTGATGCCGGGCAAGAAGGAGAATTAATCCAACGCTGGGTACTTACAAAAGCCGGAAACAAAGCACCGATCAAACGACTTTGGATTTCATCGCTAACAGAAGAAGCTATTCGCGAAGGTTTTGAGAAACTGCTTCCCAGTGAGGAATTTCAAAAGCTATACGAAGCAGGCAGTGCTCGTGCAATTGGCGACTGGCTTTTGGGCATGAATGCAACTCGATTGTACACCTTAAAATACGGACAAAACAAACAGGTACTTTCCATTGGCAGAGTACAAACGCCCACCCTCGCGCTAATTGTAGAGCGACAAATTGAAATTGAAAATTTCAAACCAAAACCCTTTTGGGAAATTAAAACCAATTACCGCGATGCTATTTTCGCCTCAACAACCGGGCGATTTGAAAACAAAGAGAAAGCACAAAAGGTATTGGAAGATATTTCGGAAAAGGACTTACACATCGGCAAAATTGCGACAAAGAAGAGCAAAGAACATCCGCCACGTTTGTTCGACCTGACCTCATTACAAATTGAATGTAACCGAAAGCTAAACCTCAGTGCCGACGAAACCTTGCGAACCATTCAGTCACTCTACGAAAAAAAAGCAACCACTTATCCGCGTGTTGACACCACTTTCCTTTCGGACGATATTTATAAAAAAGTGCCTGCCACTTTAAAAAACCTGAAGGGTTACGAAGAACTAACCCAGCCATTATTAAGTGCCGGTAAAATCCGAAAATCGAAAAAAGTTTTCGACAACAAAAAAATTACTGATCACCACGCTATTATTCCAACCGGAGTTTATCGAATTGATTTAGCCGAAGCAGAACGAAAAGTGTATGACATGGTTGTGAAACGCTTCATTTCTGTCTTTTATCCTGATTGCGAAATTGCCAATACCACCGTTGAAGCAAGCATCGAAAAACACCAGTTTAAAGCAACAGGCAAACTGATTTTGAAACCAGGTTGGCGAGAAGTGTACAAGAATGATAAAAAAGGAGGCCAGTCGGACGACAATATTCTGCCTGCATTTACCACAGGCGAACACGGACCGCACAAGCCCGAGTTACAGGAAAAACAAACCCAGCCCCCCAATTACTTTACGGAGGCAACGCTGCTACGGGCAATGGAAACTGCCGGCAAAAACATGGACGACGACGAATTGCGCGAACTGATGAAAGAAAATGGTATTGGTCGTCCATCTACTCGAGCCAACATTATTGAAACACTTTTTCGCAGGCGATATATTCGCAAAGAACGCAAGCGATTGGTTGCTACACCAACAGGGATGGATTTGATTAATACCATTGAGAATGACCTGCTAAAATCGGCCGAATTAACCGGACAATGGGAGAAGAAACTTCGTAAAATTGAATCCGGCGAATTGGAGATCGCCCAGTTTATGGCCGACCTGAAAAACATGGTAACCGAGGTGATTTGGCAGGTAAAAAAATCACAAAAAAAGCAAATCACAATTCTTGAAGACGAAGAGAAAAAAGCGCAGACTGAAGAAAAAACCAATGCAAAAAAGAAAGTTTCAAGCAAAGCCCCCGATAAGCTAACCTGCCCGCAATGTAAAAAAGGCAAACTTATGAATGGCAAATCGGCCTTTGGCTGCTCCGAATGGAATAACGGATGCCACTTTAAAATTCCGTTTCAATGGTTTGGCAAAAAGCTAACTGATAAACAAATTTCAAGCTTGGTTGCTAAAGGTAAAACACCATTGATTAAAGGATTCAGCTACGAAGGCTTGAAATTGGATGGCCGACTATTGTTAAATGATGAGCAATCTATCCAACTTCACCCTCAAATAAAAGACGAAAGCACTTGCCCAAAATGCAACACCGGCAAAATCCTAAAAGGCAAAACAGCCTACGGATGTTCCAATTTTAGAAATGGATGCGATTTTCGGATTTCGTTTGAAATCTAA
- a CDS encoding DUF3857 and transglutaminase domain-containing protein, producing the protein MKIFYLFLFLILISPSVSYAQEYSRDFGVISKEEWDLKTYDKDPEAPAVILFDQGKSIFFDTDEGDYDIRFTRTKRIKILKEAGIDYAEIAIPYYQDGFGKTEEVVSIEAYTYSLEDGSLTRAKLDQNLVYKEKKNNNWYCQKFTLPDVKVGSIIEYKYVVETPFLFNLPGWVFQTSIPTIFSVYQVSMIPFYKYAFLAQGIKHFDYRLSEEDRSERTFGKIVQNYGQNIGSGVVFHDLVHTFAMKNVPAFNDESYITSVDDYIMKVDFQLSNIYYPTGGAKEIMTTWPGLCESLNKHENFGKYVKSCTRSAKKVLESEIDLNGMSQTEKSIAIIEFVRSHYSWNQINSKYASKNSKQLLTEKSGNNADINLFLLALLRTAGVDADPVIISTRNHGKIKVDYPFEYFFNYVVVLVKIDNKSYLTDGTNDLIAYNEIPPSCINEKGLLVDDEELAWISLVNHKNSIDSKNIRIKIDANHFVGEASVSINTSVFESFWYKNSFQNDTAKIREHLLKRGFSKVNMVSSFNFDRNRKPYVISFDSEFPVEQLGNKLVVSPFLNFPIRENKLKQKTRSYPVDFIYSKTEEYNSIIEIPSGYQINSLPGDYHFSDDLVDIEIKFKNGEELIGANASYTLKKSVYQPNEYTTLKHCLDTIVKKFNEQIVFEKI; encoded by the coding sequence ATGAAAATATTTTATCTTTTTCTCTTTCTGATTTTAATCTCACCCAGCGTTAGTTATGCTCAAGAGTATTCACGAGATTTTGGAGTTATTAGCAAAGAAGAGTGGGATCTTAAAACCTATGACAAAGACCCGGAAGCGCCGGCTGTAATTCTTTTTGATCAAGGGAAATCTATATTTTTTGATACGGATGAAGGAGATTATGATATCCGTTTTACAAGAACAAAACGGATTAAAATACTAAAAGAAGCAGGGATTGATTATGCTGAAATAGCTATCCCGTATTATCAAGATGGTTTTGGAAAGACAGAAGAGGTCGTATCTATTGAAGCTTATACTTATAGCTTGGAAGATGGAAGCTTGACAAGAGCAAAATTGGATCAAAACTTAGTTTATAAAGAAAAGAAAAACAACAATTGGTATTGCCAAAAATTTACACTCCCAGATGTGAAAGTTGGATCAATTATTGAATATAAGTATGTTGTGGAGACTCCATTTCTTTTTAACCTTCCGGGTTGGGTCTTTCAGACCAGCATTCCCACAATCTTTAGCGTATATCAAGTGAGCATGATTCCTTTTTACAAATACGCTTTTTTAGCTCAGGGAATAAAGCATTTTGATTATCGACTTTCAGAGGAGGATCGTTCCGAAAGAACTTTTGGCAAGATCGTTCAGAATTATGGACAGAATATTGGAAGTGGGGTGGTCTTTCACGACTTAGTTCACACGTTTGCAATGAAGAATGTTCCAGCATTTAACGATGAATCATATATTACTTCGGTTGATGATTATATTATGAAGGTTGATTTTCAACTTTCCAATATTTATTATCCAACGGGTGGGGCAAAGGAAATTATGACGACATGGCCCGGCCTATGTGAAAGCCTTAATAAGCATGAAAATTTTGGTAAATACGTAAAAAGTTGTACCCGGTCGGCAAAGAAAGTTTTGGAATCTGAAATAGACTTGAACGGGATGAGTCAGACCGAAAAGAGCATTGCTATCATTGAATTTGTCAGATCTCATTACAGTTGGAATCAGATTAATTCTAAGTATGCGTCGAAGAATTCGAAGCAACTACTCACTGAGAAATCAGGAAATAATGCAGATATAAACTTGTTTTTACTTGCGTTACTTCGCACGGCTGGCGTCGATGCTGATCCTGTAATAATTAGCACACGCAACCATGGAAAAATAAAGGTTGACTACCCTTTTGAATACTTTTTCAACTACGTTGTCGTGTTGGTGAAGATTGATAATAAATCCTATTTAACAGATGGAACAAATGACCTGATTGCCTATAATGAAATACCTCCAAGTTGTATAAACGAAAAGGGATTATTGGTCGATGACGAAGAGCTTGCTTGGATTAGTTTAGTTAATCATAAAAATTCAATTGACAGTAAGAATATTCGGATTAAGATCGATGCCAACCATTTTGTTGGCGAGGCATCTGTTTCAATTAATACCTCCGTATTTGAATCATTTTGGTATAAGAACTCTTTTCAAAACGATACTGCAAAAATAAGGGAGCATTTGTTAAAGCGTGGTTTTTCAAAAGTCAATATGGTGAGTAGTTTCAATTTTGATCGGAACAGAAAGCCTTATGTCATCTCATTTGATAGCGAATTTCCTGTCGAGCAATTGGGAAATAAACTGGTGGTTTCACCATTCTTGAATTTCCCGATTAGAGAGAATAAATTGAAACAGAAAACACGCTCATACCCGGTTGATTTTATCTATTCGAAAACGGAGGAATATAATTCAATAATTGAAATTCCTTCAGGCTATCAAATAAATTCACTCCCCGGCGATTACCATTTCAGTGATGATCTGGTTGATATTGAAATCAAGTTCAAAAACGGAGAAGAATTGATTGGTGCGAATGCAAGTTACACATTAAAAAAATCTGTTTATCAACCGAATGAATATACTACGCTGAAGCATTGTTTGGATACAATTGTTAAGAAATTTAATGAACAGATTGTATTCGAAAAGATCTGA
- a CDS encoding transglutaminase domain-containing protein, translating into MVKKESFLIQINDKRSNWIADIKIPFDKNDKLEILEAVVKDLNGNIVRKIRNHEITTRNDIARGAFYEDDFIKEFELKWDAYPYQIKYSYQRITDRFLYIAKWYPGVNAKVFTHNATLEVDVPDGFSMRIDTIGGFIFREEKLKNATRFKWQKSDISSFESEYFSPPGQETVPHVIVIPNLFNYELKGSFDSWQSYGIWQDQMNDGLDVLPPSEQLKIDRLVAGTKDPKEVIKILYHYLQDNTRYIGVFVDEGGLKPYSASYVCENGYGDCKALTIYLKALLNHVGIPSFYTKIYSGENPVRINQAYPSQQFNHVILVVPLQGDTIWLENTASYLPFDYLGTFTQNRYGLLVNGEKSELVKTPTLSQADVLRTTTCTFNLNLEGNGTAKVSEKLRGDDFETCKYYQTSRSKEDQKDYIEESIPLRNFQIEDWKFSQENRDSASMCLDVEMQVKDQFRTIGGMIVLNPKTLRMPDINKPEDRKTPVRITFPINKLDSIIYYLPFYNDYEVELPKSVLLKSDFGCYEEHYLQKDSALFFTRRFQLYDGDYPLDRYSEIYAFFDSIKDVQHRSAIVLNPN; encoded by the coding sequence TTGGTTAAAAAAGAGTCATTCTTGATTCAGATTAACGATAAACGATCCAATTGGATCGCAGATATAAAGATTCCATTTGATAAAAATGACAAACTGGAGATACTGGAAGCAGTTGTCAAGGACCTGAATGGGAACATCGTTCGAAAAATAAGGAACCACGAGATCACGACACGAAATGATATTGCTAGAGGAGCATTTTATGAAGATGACTTTATAAAAGAGTTTGAGCTGAAATGGGATGCTTATCCATACCAAATAAAATATAGCTACCAAAGAATTACTGATCGGTTTTTATATATTGCTAAGTGGTATCCAGGCGTCAATGCAAAGGTCTTCACGCACAACGCGACTTTGGAAGTTGACGTGCCTGATGGTTTTTCAATGAGAATTGACACGATCGGTGGGTTTATCTTTAGAGAGGAAAAATTGAAGAATGCCACCCGTTTTAAATGGCAGAAGAGTGATATCAGCTCATTCGAAAGTGAATATTTTTCGCCTCCCGGTCAAGAAACTGTTCCACATGTGATCGTAATCCCAAATTTATTTAACTACGAATTGAAAGGAAGCTTTGATAGTTGGCAGTCATATGGCATCTGGCAAGATCAGATGAATGATGGTTTGGATGTACTTCCACCGAGTGAGCAATTGAAAATTGATCGCTTGGTCGCAGGGACGAAAGATCCGAAGGAGGTTATTAAGATTCTGTACCATTATCTTCAGGATAATACCCGGTATATCGGCGTTTTTGTTGATGAAGGAGGATTAAAGCCCTATTCCGCTTCGTATGTATGCGAAAACGGATATGGAGATTGTAAGGCGCTGACCATATACCTGAAAGCACTTTTAAACCATGTTGGCATTCCTTCTTTCTATACAAAAATATACTCCGGAGAGAATCCTGTAAGGATTAATCAGGCTTATCCCAGTCAACAGTTTAATCATGTTATTCTTGTGGTGCCCCTTCAGGGAGATACGATATGGTTGGAAAATACGGCCAGTTATTTGCCTTTTGATTACTTAGGAACTTTCACTCAAAACAGATACGGACTTCTTGTAAATGGAGAGAAAAGCGAACTGGTAAAAACTCCAACATTAAGTCAGGCAGACGTTTTGAGAACAACTACCTGTACATTCAACTTAAATTTAGAAGGAAATGGAACTGCTAAAGTTTCTGAAAAATTAAGAGGGGATGATTTCGAGACATGTAAGTATTATCAGACGAGTAGAAGTAAGGAAGATCAGAAGGATTATATAGAGGAATCGATCCCACTCCGAAACTTTCAGATTGAAGATTGGAAATTCTCGCAGGAAAACCGCGATTCCGCTTCAATGTGTTTAGATGTTGAGATGCAGGTGAAAGACCAATTTAGAACTATTGGTGGTATGATTGTTCTGAATCCAAAAACCTTAAGAATGCCGGATATTAATAAGCCAGAAGACCGAAAGACTCCGGTGAGAATAACATTTCCAATTAATAAATTGGATTCAATTATTTATTATTTACCGTTTTACAACGATTACGAAGTTGAATTGCCCAAAAGTGTTCTGCTGAAATCTGATTTTGGCTGTTACGAAGAGCATTATTTGCAAAAAGATAGCGCATTGTTTTTTACCCGTCGTTTTCAGTTATACGATGGGGATTACCCATTAGATCGATATTCTGAGATATATGCTTTTTTTGATTCTATAAAAGATGTTCAACACCGGTCTGCAATTGTATTAAATCCAAACTAA